A stretch of the Desulfobacterales bacterium genome encodes the following:
- a CDS encoding cytidylate kinase-like family protein — protein sequence MAKKEQSVEQFVKQQIRKWEIPAPKADQKPEVRISVITLSMEPGSGGSLVAQKAAERLGFDYFHQDIIRDIAKSAKIRASVIDTIEKERLSGIDDFIASLYKNQYLYPGIYMEHLLKVINTIAQHGRAVIIGRGANFILPPEERFSARVIAPLEIRIQNVVRTYGIKEEEARRRVIRREAKRGAFVRKSYDADISDPENYDLIINTGKMPIESAVEAIIAAVKRI from the coding sequence ATGGCCAAAAAAGAACAATCCGTTGAACAGTTTGTAAAACAACAAATCAGAAAATGGGAAATCCCTGCCCCCAAAGCGGACCAAAAACCGGAGGTGCGCATTTCGGTGATTACTTTGAGTATGGAACCGGGTAGCGGCGGCAGTCTCGTTGCCCAGAAAGCGGCCGAACGGTTGGGGTTTGATTATTTTCATCAGGATATTATTCGAGACATCGCTAAAAGTGCTAAAATACGGGCCAGCGTCATCGATACGATTGAAAAGGAGCGCCTTTCCGGAATAGATGATTTTATTGCCTCCCTTTATAAAAACCAATACCTCTATCCCGGTATCTATATGGAGCACCTCTTAAAGGTGATCAACACGATTGCACAACATGGCCGTGCGGTCATCATTGGCAGAGGTGCCAATTTTATTTTGCCGCCGGAGGAAAGATTCAGTGCTCGCGTGATCGCACCGCTGGAAATTCGCATACAGAATGTTGTGCGTACCTATGGTATCAAAGAGGAAGAGGCCAGACGGCGTGTGATCAGAAGAGAAGCAAAGCGGGGAGCGTTTGTCAGAAAATCCTACGACGCGGACATATCCGATCCTGAAAATTATGATCTAATCATTAATACCGGCAAAATGCCCATTGAATCGGCAGTGGAAGCGATCATAGCGGCTGTCAAAAGAATTTAA
- the mnhG gene encoding monovalent cation/H(+) antiporter subunit G: MSEILISALLVIGAFFMLVAGLGMLRMPDLFLRMSCSTKAATIGVGTLMFALALYFEDLGVATRALATICFIFLTAPVGAHRIGRIAYLVGVQLWKGTITDELKGVYPTDACVPFGQECTIPNMDASEVSTDIEEGPK; encoded by the coding sequence ATGAGTGAGATTCTGATATCCGCATTGCTTGTCATCGGCGCCTTCTTCATGCTGGTCGCCGGTCTGGGTATGCTGCGCATGCCGGATCTGTTTTTACGAATGTCCTGCAGCACTAAAGCAGCCACCATCGGTGTCGGTACCTTAATGTTTGCCCTGGCGCTGTATTTCGAGGATCTGGGGGTGGCCACCCGTGCGCTGGCAACCATTTGCTTTATATTTCTGACAGCACCGGTGGGGGCGCATCGGATTGGCCGCATTGCCTATCTGGTAGGTGTGCAGCTCTGGAAAGGGACGATTACAGATGAGCTTAAGGGGGTGTATCCGACCGACGCCTGTGTGCCTTTTGGCCAGGAGTGTACGATTCCCAATATGGACGCGTCCGAAGTTAGCACGGATATCGAGGAAGGCCCGAAGTAA
- a CDS encoding monovalent cation/H+ antiporter complex subunit F, with translation MILQATIQFIVFPLLSLTLVLGFIRLLLGPTLPDRIIAFELISINAAGIIVVSAITTNQAVLLDVASAWAIISFLSVIAFSYYIEKWRGRP, from the coding sequence ATGATTCTGCAGGCGACCATTCAATTCATTGTTTTCCCGCTGTTGAGCTTAACCCTTGTGCTGGGCTTTATTCGTCTGCTTCTGGGGCCGACGTTGCCGGATCGTATCATTGCCTTTGAGTTAATATCGATTAACGCCGCCGGTATCATCGTGGTGTCAGCCATCACCACCAACCAGGCGGTTTTGCTGGATGTGGCCAGTGCCTGGGCCATTATATCTTTTTTAAGCGTGATTGCCTTTTCTTATTATATTGAAAAATGGAGGGGCCGGCCATGA
- a CDS encoding Na+/H+ antiporter subunit E, with protein MKQINVFLGNIFLPLVWMALTGAFTFANFAVGFAISTLALWLISSPADITLIVYISRFFRFIGFFFFFVWELLVANLRVAYEVLTPGFQMRAAIIALPLDAKSDLEITVLANLITLTPGTLSLDVSPDRKTLYIHAMHVHDVEQFKQDIKLRMERRVMEVFK; from the coding sequence TTGAAACAGATCAATGTTTTTTTAGGAAATATTTTTCTGCCACTGGTCTGGATGGCGCTGACCGGCGCCTTTACCTTCGCCAATTTTGCCGTCGGCTTTGCCATCAGCACGCTGGCCTTGTGGCTGATCAGCTCTCCGGCGGATATTACCCTGATTGTCTATATAAGCCGTTTCTTTCGCTTTATTGGATTTTTCTTTTTCTTTGTCTGGGAGCTGCTGGTAGCCAATTTGCGGGTGGCTTATGAAGTTCTAACCCCGGGCTTTCAGATGCGGGCGGCGATCATCGCGTTACCACTGGATGCGAAATCCGATCTGGAAATTACAGTTCTGGCCAACCTGATTACATTGACACCGGGCACCCTCAGTCTGGATGTTTCCCCGGATCGTAAAACACTTTATATTCATGCCATGCACGTACACGACGTGGAGCAATTCAAGCAGGATATTAAGCTGCGCATGGAGCGGCGGGTTATGGAGGTGTTTAAATGA
- a CDS encoding Na+/H+ antiporter subunit D, translated as MKLLLILPILIPLTTAAFCLLLWRHRKAQRLLGALGSAAHLFVALLLLWMVWQDGIFATQVGNWPAPFGITLVADLLSAIMTVLGALMGFAVVIYSLTSMDRGRESFGYYAFFHFLLMGVSGVFLTGDLFNLYVWFEVMLISSFILLALGGERHQLEGAIKYVTLNLISSALFLTALGILYGMLGTLNMADLSHQIGNGQHAGVVSTLSMLFLVAFGIKSALFPLFFWLPASYHTPPVAVSAIFAGLLTKVGVYTLIRVFTLLFSQDIGYTHNIILVISGLTMVTGVLGAMTQNEFRRILSFHIISQVGYMVLGLGLFTPLALAGSIFYIMHHIIVKTNLFLVSGVARRLQGSYQLDRLGGLFQTAPALTAIFMISAFSLAGIPPLSGFWAKLILVKASLDMTGYIIAATALGVGLLTLFSMAKIWAAAFWGDTPHTAANSAEQSWKTFSLAQKTALYLPMILLGALTLTIGLMSQPFFELATQAAEQLLNPTGYIDAVLGGK; from the coding sequence ATGAAGCTGTTATTGATATTACCGATTCTGATTCCATTGACCACAGCAGCCTTTTGCCTGCTGCTGTGGCGGCACCGGAAGGCTCAGCGTCTGCTGGGTGCGCTGGGGTCTGCCGCCCATCTGTTCGTGGCGCTTTTGTTGCTATGGATGGTCTGGCAGGACGGCATCTTCGCCACCCAGGTGGGCAACTGGCCGGCACCATTTGGTATTACGCTGGTGGCCGATTTGTTGAGCGCCATCATGACGGTGTTGGGTGCCTTGATGGGCTTTGCCGTTGTTATCTATTCCCTGACCAGTATGGACAGAGGGCGGGAGTCATTTGGCTACTATGCCTTTTTCCATTTTTTGCTGATGGGCGTCAGCGGTGTGTTCTTAACCGGGGATCTTTTCAATCTCTACGTCTGGTTTGAGGTGATGTTGATATCGTCTTTCATTCTGCTGGCGTTAGGAGGCGAACGGCACCAATTAGAAGGCGCCATTAAGTACGTGACGCTCAACTTAATTTCTTCGGCCTTGTTTTTAACTGCCCTGGGCATTTTGTACGGGATGCTCGGCACCCTCAACATGGCGGATTTATCCCACCAGATCGGCAATGGTCAACATGCCGGCGTCGTCAGTACCTTGTCCATGCTTTTTCTGGTGGCCTTTGGCATTAAATCCGCTCTATTTCCGTTATTTTTCTGGCTGCCGGCGTCTTATCATACGCCACCTGTGGCAGTTTCGGCCATTTTTGCCGGTTTGCTGACCAAGGTTGGTGTTTATACGTTGATTCGCGTGTTTACACTATTGTTCTCGCAGGACATTGGTTACACACACAATATTATCCTGGTTATTTCCGGCCTGACGATGGTAACGGGTGTGCTAGGCGCCATGACCCAAAATGAGTTTCGCCGGATCCTGTCCTTTCACATCATCAGTCAGGTCGGCTACATGGTTCTGGGTTTGGGGCTGTTTACGCCCCTGGCGTTGGCCGGATCGATTTTTTACATTATGCATCACATCATTGTTAAAACCAATTTGTTTCTGGTCAGTGGCGTGGCGCGCAGGCTACAGGGGTCATATCAACTGGATCGACTCGGCGGCCTTTTCCAGACTGCTCCGGCGCTAACGGCGATTTTTATGATTTCCGCCTTTTCGCTGGCCGGCATCCCGCCCCTGTCAGGATTCTGGGCCAAGCTGATTCTGGTGAAAGCCAGTCTGGATATGACGGGCTATATCATTGCTGCCACTGCTCTGGGCGTGGGGCTCTTAACCCTGTTTTCGATGGCCAAGATCTGGGCAGCGGCTTTCTGGGGCGATACGCCCCATACAGCTGCAAACAGCGCAGAGCAATCCTGGAAAACCTTCAGCCTTGCACAAAAAACTGCCCTGTATCTGCCGATGATCCTGCTGGGTGCGCTAACGTTAACCATCGGACTGATGTCACAGCCTTTTTTCGAGCTGGCCACTCAAGCCGCCGAGCAGCTGCTGAATCCGACCGGATACATTGATGCCGTTTTAGGGGGGAAATAA
- a CDS encoding NADH-quinone oxidoreductase subunit K, with product MEILAAIVVGGVFGCGIYLLMSRSPVRLIIGLVLLSNAINLLIFVAAGLIRGKAPLIPADALRGIETTADPLPQALILTAIVISFGVLAFALVLFSRTFKSTAATSLDEMKTTDT from the coding sequence GTGGAAATTCTGGCAGCCATTGTTGTAGGAGGGGTATTCGGATGTGGTATTTATTTGCTCATGTCCAGATCCCCGGTGCGCCTGATCATTGGGCTGGTGCTGCTTTCCAATGCCATCAACCTGCTGATTTTCGTGGCTGCCGGTTTGATTCGCGGCAAAGCGCCCCTGATACCGGCGGATGCATTGCGCGGGATTGAAACCACTGCCGACCCGCTGCCCCAGGCTTTAATTTTAACGGCCATTGTTATTTCTTTCGGCGTTTTGGCTTTTGCACTGGTTCTTTTCAGCCGCACCTTTAAGTCAACTGCCGCAACTTCACTCGATGAGATGAAGACGACGGATACATGA
- a CDS encoding Na+/H+ antiporter subunit B, producing the protein MQSVILNTATRILMPMLLLFSAFMLFRGHNLPGGGFIGGLVASTTFILHSYTYDVQSTLALLRISPRTLLGVGLLLALGSGCVSLISGKPFMTGRWGEIHISAEEIWHLGTPIFFDLGVYLVVIGAVLTIILTLAEGD; encoded by the coding sequence ATGCAATCGGTGATTCTAAATACGGCAACGCGAATTTTAATGCCCATGCTGCTGTTGTTTTCAGCATTTATGCTGTTTCGCGGTCATAACCTCCCGGGGGGCGGTTTTATCGGCGGGTTGGTGGCTTCAACCACATTTATCCTTCATAGCTATACCTACGACGTTCAAAGCACGCTGGCGTTGCTGCGCATATCACCGCGAACGCTCCTTGGCGTCGGCTTGCTGCTGGCCTTAGGAAGTGGCTGTGTTTCCCTTATATCCGGAAAGCCCTTTATGACCGGCCGGTGGGGAGAAATTCATATCAGCGCAGAGGAAATCTGGCATCTGGGAACCCCCATTTTTTTTGATCTGGGGGTTTACCTGGTGGTGATCGGGGCGGTTTTGACGATTATTTTAACTCTGGCGGAAGGAGATTAA